In Bacillus sp. SB49, a single window of DNA contains:
- a CDS encoding MarR family winged helix-turn-helix transcriptional regulator, giving the protein MSNRQQTSIVADIEKELRYISGIIKQRGREILNHYPITAPQFVALQWLLEKGDMTIGELSNYIHLACSTTTDLVDRMEKNGLVERVRDTKDRRVVRIHVQSKGEEIIHEVIAKRQNYLEDVLKDVPVEDVETLNRLLHVLHAEMKETEHEGQQ; this is encoded by the coding sequence GTGTCTAACAGACAACAGACGTCTATAGTGGCGGATATAGAGAAAGAGTTAAGATACATATCCGGAATCATCAAGCAAAGAGGACGGGAAATCCTGAATCATTACCCGATCACAGCCCCGCAGTTTGTTGCACTGCAGTGGCTGCTGGAGAAGGGGGATATGACGATCGGTGAGCTCTCCAACTATATTCATCTGGCGTGTAGTACGACGACGGATTTAGTGGACAGGATGGAGAAGAACGGGCTTGTCGAGCGGGTGCGGGACACGAAGGACCGCAGGGTAGTCCGCATTCACGTGCAGTCCAAAGGTGAGGAAATTATTCATGAAGTAATTGCCAAACGTCAAAACTATCTGGAAGATGTACTGAAAGACGTACCGGTAGAAGATGTAGAGACGCTGAATCGGCTGCTGCATGTTCTGCATGCCGAAATGAAAGAGACAGAGCACGAGGGACAACAATGA
- a CDS encoding helix-turn-helix domain-containing protein encodes MKEDGYRPTQILTKREREVFELLVQDKTTREIAKELFISEKTVRNHISNAMQKLGVKGRSQAVVELLRMGELEL; translated from the coding sequence GTGAAGGAGGACGGCTATCGGCCAACACAAATTCTTACCAAGCGGGAGCGAGAAGTTTTCGAGCTTCTGGTGCAGGATAAAACGACTAGGGAGATCGCAAAAGAGCTCTTCATTTCAGAGAAGACTGTGCGGAATCACATTTCAAATGCCATGCAGAAATTGGGGGTCAAAGGTCGCTCGCAGGCAGTCGTAGAGCTGTTGCGGATGGGTGAACTGGAATTATAA
- a CDS encoding response regulator transcription factor, with translation MKQVLIVDDHPAVGAGTKAMLEQEGDLVVDVTHDNEMVLSIMEENDYDIALLDLYMPGINGIELAKKIRNNYPDIKLLIYTGFDLSTHFNMLVEADINGFVSKTATSEQLLTAIRCAARDEVVIPLHLFKQLRRSEASVSGNAEEKEKNNGLSLNEKEQSILKEVASGLTNREIAQLLHMSQRSVEYTLTGIFNKLNVRSRTEALFKAQELGLVTKS, from the coding sequence ATGAAGCAAGTATTAATTGTAGATGACCACCCGGCTGTTGGAGCCGGGACGAAAGCAATGCTGGAACAAGAAGGAGATCTTGTCGTGGATGTCACCCACGATAATGAAATGGTTCTTTCCATTATGGAAGAAAACGATTATGATATCGCTTTGCTGGATTTATACATGCCCGGCATAAATGGTATTGAACTCGCGAAAAAAATACGCAATAACTATCCGGACATCAAGCTTCTCATCTATACAGGGTTCGACTTGAGCACACACTTCAATATGCTGGTCGAAGCAGACATTAACGGTTTTGTAAGCAAAACCGCGACAAGTGAGCAGCTGTTGACCGCTATTCGATGCGCCGCAAGAGATGAAGTCGTTATTCCCCTTCATCTCTTTAAACAGCTGCGCCGCTCAGAAGCAAGCGTCAGTGGAAATGCGGAGGAGAAAGAGAAGAATAACGGCCTCTCCTTAAATGAGAAAGAACAGTCGATTCTTAAGGAAGTGGCATCCGGCTTAACGAACCGTGAGATTGCCCAGCTGCTGCATATGTCACAGCGGAGTGTGGAATACACGCTTACCGGGATTTTCAATAAGCTGAATGTAAGATCCCGTACAGAAGCCCTCTTCAAAGCGCAGGAACTCGGGCTTGTGACTAAATCTTGA
- a CDS encoding sensor histidine kinase, with amino-acid sequence MQKFKWQQWIILAFFLISACYLILLSITQPFLGIDVEFKDGTWVTTDVQSGSWGDKHQVPEGAELLSVDGKDPGEHRSVNMFHEVEMASSFTVQYQGEEIQYDHIDHSSPWHWALYIILPAVFFVFILGISYLVHKRVPERFSAKQLILFFLAIATGYISNSGAVRDDLYSLFLNTSLFLAAPVMLMQFIYNYFKELKITWFSKKVVYCLYVLVLAVSLAESFFLMRRDYPGWFDPVPPYLLLGLYIVLFLIVFRGLYIHRDFPEAPIFKYMAIGITIAFGPYIALYLLPALVFGVKVISLELAAMFLLALPVTFLYLVTRERLIDINFVISRVRYYSLLSALPSLLLTTATNFFVQAEMSIVTNVQIYLSYHIVLIIFLSIKEVLDFRLQPYMFSARYSYQESMHRMAQDMKEQSNAVDLMRVMREEVKNVLNVREMYFYSKHNRRKVYCVYDPIPQDIIDHFDNHYQDYSYDIGSIIETDKGFGFVVGYTMDKVTMMWCKGKKDYTSLNRDEKTYLQTISYNANIAIQNMSLIEDLVKELRKLRSDQTQKYPTWLSRLLFTIAENQRKQLSIDLHDTVLQEQLYLYRRMDDLISQRKDLPKSLHSELLMYKESLLDSIHLIRETCNELRPAFIEELGLVQSLKNLIQQYQLRSNFTVYFAHERFDAELDQERILAIFRIVQELLTNAMKHSDAKIVKLSLSSNEDHVMLLYSDNGRGMDYSVQRDLFSHIGLSGIEQRVNGLNGNLSIETSPGEGFKTIVTFPCTASKEVHV; translated from the coding sequence TTGCAGAAATTCAAATGGCAGCAGTGGATAATCTTAGCGTTCTTCCTTATATCTGCCTGTTACTTAATCTTATTATCCATCACGCAGCCGTTTCTCGGGATCGATGTTGAATTTAAAGACGGGACCTGGGTGACGACAGATGTGCAGAGCGGCAGCTGGGGGGACAAGCATCAGGTTCCTGAAGGGGCAGAGCTGCTTTCTGTTGACGGTAAGGATCCGGGAGAGCACCGGTCGGTCAACATGTTCCATGAAGTGGAGATGGCCTCTTCTTTCACCGTTCAATATCAAGGCGAGGAGATTCAATACGACCATATTGATCACTCGAGTCCGTGGCACTGGGCTTTATATATTATTCTTCCCGCTGTTTTCTTTGTATTTATATTAGGAATCTCTTATTTAGTTCATAAACGGGTGCCGGAACGCTTTTCAGCCAAGCAGTTGATTTTGTTCTTTTTGGCCATCGCCACTGGATACATCAGCAACAGCGGGGCAGTCCGGGATGACTTGTACAGTCTTTTTCTCAACACGAGCCTGTTTCTGGCGGCTCCCGTTATGTTGATGCAATTTATTTATAACTACTTTAAAGAATTAAAAATAACCTGGTTTTCCAAGAAGGTAGTTTACTGCTTATACGTGCTTGTCTTAGCAGTATCTCTTGCGGAAAGTTTCTTTTTAATGCGTCGTGATTACCCGGGATGGTTTGATCCTGTCCCGCCGTATCTTCTGCTTGGTCTATATATTGTTCTGTTCCTGATCGTTTTCAGGGGGCTCTATATTCACAGAGACTTCCCGGAAGCACCAATATTCAAGTACATGGCCATCGGTATCACCATCGCTTTCGGTCCATATATAGCTCTTTATCTCCTTCCAGCGCTGGTATTCGGTGTCAAAGTTATTTCGTTGGAATTGGCGGCGATGTTTCTGCTTGCACTTCCTGTAACGTTTCTATACTTAGTGACGAGGGAGCGGCTGATTGATATCAATTTCGTCATAAGCAGGGTGCGGTACTATTCCCTGTTATCGGCCCTTCCCAGTCTTCTGTTGACAACAGCAACAAACTTCTTTGTACAGGCGGAAATGTCCATTGTAACGAACGTTCAAATTTATCTTTCTTATCACATCGTGCTTATCATTTTCTTATCCATCAAAGAAGTTCTGGATTTCCGGCTGCAGCCCTATATGTTCTCAGCACGATACAGTTACCAGGAAAGTATGCACCGGATGGCGCAGGATATGAAGGAACAGTCCAACGCGGTCGATCTGATGAGGGTGATGCGCGAAGAGGTAAAGAATGTCCTGAACGTCCGGGAAATGTACTTCTATTCCAAACATAATAGAAGAAAAGTCTATTGTGTGTATGACCCCATTCCGCAGGATATCATTGATCATTTTGATAACCATTACCAAGACTATTCTTACGATATCGGTTCCATTATCGAGACGGATAAGGGCTTCGGGTTCGTCGTAGGTTACACCATGGATAAGGTCACGATGATGTGGTGTAAAGGGAAGAAGGACTACACATCTTTGAACAGAGATGAGAAGACGTACCTTCAGACGATTTCCTATAATGCGAACATCGCTATTCAGAACATGAGCCTGATTGAGGATCTTGTAAAGGAGTTACGCAAACTGAGAAGCGATCAGACACAGAAGTATCCAACGTGGCTTTCCCGACTTCTTTTCACGATCGCAGAGAATCAGAGGAAGCAGCTTTCCATTGACCTGCACGATACGGTTCTTCAGGAGCAGCTGTACTTATATCGGCGCATGGACGATTTGATCAGTCAGCGAAAAGACCTTCCAAAGAGTCTTCATTCAGAACTGCTGATGTATAAGGAGTCACTCCTTGACAGCATTCATTTAATTAGAGAAACATGCAACGAGCTCCGTCCTGCTTTCATAGAAGAGCTTGGACTTGTACAATCCTTGAAAAATCTGATTCAGCAATATCAGCTCCGCTCTAATTTTACGGTGTATTTTGCGCATGAGCGTTTCGACGCTGAATTGGATCAGGAGCGGATTCTGGCAATCTTCCGAATTGTACAGGAACTGTTGACAAATGCGATGAAACATTCCGATGCGAAGATCGTAAAACTGTCGCTGTCCAGTAACGAGGATCATGTAATGCTTTTATATTCTGATAACGGTAGAGGGATGGACTACTCGGTTCAACGGGATTTATTTTCCCATATCGGCCTATCGGGAATTGAACAGCGGGTAAATGGTTTAAACGGAAACTTATCGATAGAAACATCGCCTGGGGAAGGATTTAAAACAATTGTTACTTTTCCTTGTACGGCGAGCAAGGAGGTCCATGTATGA
- the sdhB gene encoding succinate dehydrogenase iron-sulfur subunit, protein MSENKTITLIITRQDHPDEPSYEEKFEVPYRQNMNVISALMEIRRNPVNADGEKTTPVYWDMGCLEEVCGACSMVINGTPRQSCTALVDQLEQPIRLQPMSTFPINRDLAVDRSRMFDSLKKVKAWIPIDGTYDLGPGPRMPESKRQWAYELSKCMTCGVCLEACPNVNSKSDFIGPAPLSQVRLFNSHPTGELNKSERLQTIMDEEGLMGCGNAQNCVQACPKGIPLTTSIAALNRDTAIESFKSFFGSDKRI, encoded by the coding sequence ATGAGTGAAAATAAAACGATTACGTTGATTATTACCCGCCAGGATCATCCGGATGAGCCGTCATACGAAGAGAAGTTTGAGGTGCCATACCGTCAGAATATGAACGTCATCTCTGCTCTCATGGAAATTCGTCGTAACCCCGTAAATGCGGATGGCGAAAAGACGACGCCTGTCTATTGGGATATGGGCTGCCTGGAAGAAGTCTGTGGCGCCTGCTCCATGGTCATCAACGGCACGCCGCGTCAATCGTGTACGGCGCTTGTCGATCAGCTGGAACAGCCGATCCGCCTGCAGCCGATGTCCACGTTCCCGATCAATAGAGACCTTGCTGTCGATCGTTCCCGTATGTTCGACTCGCTGAAAAAAGTGAAAGCCTGGATCCCGATTGATGGAACGTACGACCTTGGTCCGGGACCGAGGATGCCGGAAAGCAAACGCCAATGGGCTTACGAACTATCCAAGTGTATGACATGTGGTGTCTGCTTGGAGGCTTGTCCGAACGTTAACAGCAAATCAGATTTCATTGGTCCTGCTCCTCTATCGCAGGTGCGTCTATTTAACTCCCACCCAACTGGAGAGTTGAATAAAAGCGAGCGACTGCAGACGATCATGGATGAAGAAGGCTTAATGGGCTGCGGTAATGCGCAGAACTGTGTGCAGGCTTGTCCGAAAGGGATCCCTTTGACGACATCCATCGCAGCACTTAACCGCGATACAGCAATCGAATCCTTTAAGAGCTTCTTTGGAAGTGACAAACGCATATAA
- the sdhA gene encoding succinate dehydrogenase flavoprotein subunit, with amino-acid sequence MTNKNIVVVGGGLAGLMATIKAAEQGVHVDLLSIVPVKRSHSVCAQGGINGAVNTKGEGDSPWEHFDDTVYGGDFLANQPPVKAMCEAAPGIIHLLDRMGVMFNRTPEGLLDFRRFGGTQHHRTAFAGATTGQQLLYALDEQVRRHEVNGLVTKYENWEFLSAIIDDSGVGRGVIGQNLSSHEIKAFPSDAVIMATGGPGIIFGKSTNSVINTGSAAAALYQQGVDYANGEFIQIHPTAIPGDDKLRLMSESARGEGGRVWTYKDGEPWYFLEEKYPAYGNLVPRDIATREIFDVCVNQKLGINGENMVYLDLSHKDPKELDVKLGGIIEIYEKFVGEDPRKVPMKIFPAVHYSMGGMWVDYDQMTNIPGIFAAGECDYTQHGGNRLGANSLLSSIYGGMVAGPNAVKYLDGLEKLADDMSSTLFDAKVKEEQEKFDEILKMDGDENAYQLHKELGEWMTDNVTVVRQNDKLLKTDEKIVELMERYKRININDTSRWSNQGAMFTRQLWNMLQLARVITQGAYNRNESRGAHYKPDYPERNDEEWLKTTVASYDKENNKPVFRYDKVDTSLIEPRKRDYSKSK; translated from the coding sequence ATGACTAATAAAAATATTGTTGTTGTCGGTGGAGGACTTGCCGGCCTAATGGCAACAATTAAAGCAGCTGAACAAGGGGTTCACGTGGATTTGCTCTCGATCGTTCCTGTTAAACGTTCTCACTCTGTCTGTGCCCAGGGCGGTATCAACGGGGCGGTTAACACAAAAGGAGAAGGGGACTCTCCTTGGGAACACTTTGACGATACGGTTTACGGAGGGGACTTCCTTGCCAACCAACCGCCTGTTAAGGCTATGTGTGAAGCGGCGCCTGGGATCATCCACCTGCTCGATCGTATGGGTGTCATGTTCAACCGTACACCGGAAGGACTGCTTGATTTCCGCCGCTTCGGGGGAACACAGCACCACCGTACAGCGTTCGCCGGTGCAACAACGGGGCAGCAGCTGTTATATGCGTTGGATGAACAAGTCCGTAGACACGAAGTAAACGGCCTTGTAACAAAATATGAGAATTGGGAATTTCTTTCCGCCATTATCGATGATTCGGGTGTCGGCAGAGGTGTCATCGGTCAAAACCTCAGCTCCCATGAAATAAAGGCGTTTCCTTCTGATGCTGTCATCATGGCTACCGGAGGTCCTGGAATCATTTTCGGTAAATCGACGAACTCTGTCATTAATACTGGTTCAGCTGCAGCAGCTCTTTACCAGCAGGGTGTCGATTATGCAAACGGTGAGTTCATTCAGATTCACCCGACAGCGATCCCCGGCGATGATAAACTCCGACTGATGAGTGAGTCTGCCCGCGGGGAAGGCGGCCGTGTTTGGACGTATAAGGATGGCGAACCTTGGTATTTCCTTGAAGAGAAATACCCGGCCTATGGAAACTTGGTGCCGCGTGATATTGCAACCCGTGAAATTTTCGATGTATGTGTCAACCAGAAGCTTGGTATTAACGGTGAAAACATGGTGTACCTGGACCTATCCCATAAAGATCCAAAAGAATTGGATGTCAAATTGGGAGGGATCATCGAAATTTATGAGAAGTTCGTAGGCGAAGATCCTCGTAAAGTACCGATGAAGATCTTCCCTGCCGTTCACTATTCCATGGGTGGTATGTGGGTCGACTATGACCAAATGACAAACATTCCTGGTATTTTTGCTGCTGGAGAATGTGATTACACGCAGCACGGTGGAAACCGACTTGGGGCAAACTCTCTGCTTTCTTCTATTTATGGCGGCATGGTCGCAGGACCGAACGCAGTGAAATATTTGGACGGGCTGGAGAAGCTTGCTGATGATATGTCTTCCACGCTCTTTGACGCGAAAGTGAAGGAAGAACAGGAGAAATTCGATGAAATTCTGAAGATGGACGGCGATGAGAACGCCTACCAGCTTCATAAAGAACTAGGGGAATGGATGACGGATAACGTGACTGTGGTTCGTCAAAATGACAAGCTTCTGAAAACAGATGAGAAGATTGTCGAATTGATGGAACGATACAAGCGGATTAACATCAATGATACTTCCAGGTGGAGTAACCAGGGAGCTATGTTTACCCGTCAGCTGTGGAATATGCTGCAGTTGGCCCGTGTTATTACCCAGGGAGCTTATAACCGTAACGAAAGCCGCGGCGCCCATTACAAGCCTGATTACCCGGAACGTAATGATGAAGAATGGTTGAAGACGACCGTCGCCAGCTACGATAAGGAAAACAATAAACCGGTCTTCCGTTATGACAAAGTAGATACATCCCTGATTGAACCTCGTAAACGAGACTATTCGAAGAGTAAATAA
- a CDS encoding succinate dehydrogenase cytochrome b558 subunit, translating into MAGTRGYVNRRLHSLLGVVPIGIFLIQHLTVNYFATRGPEAFNAAAHFMESLPYRYVLEIFIIFLPLLFHSIYGVYIAFTATSNISNFGYFRNWMFIFQRITGIITLIFIAWHVWETRIAIGFGWADLNYQLMESILTEPFFFWFYIVGVVSTTFHFSNGLWSFFVSWGITVSPRSQKIMTYVSIIVFLAISYVGVRTLIQFAYGI; encoded by the coding sequence ATGGCGGGAACACGCGGATACGTCAATCGAAGACTGCATTCACTGCTAGGAGTAGTACCGATCGGGATCTTTTTGATCCAACACTTGACTGTGAACTATTTTGCAACACGTGGTCCAGAAGCATTCAACGCGGCGGCTCACTTTATGGAGAGTCTGCCATATCGTTATGTACTGGAGATTTTCATTATCTTTTTACCACTACTTTTCCACTCTATTTATGGGGTGTATATTGCATTCACAGCTACGAGTAACATCTCCAATTTCGGTTATTTCAGAAACTGGATGTTCATCTTTCAGCGGATTACAGGAATTATTACGCTCATTTTCATTGCGTGGCACGTATGGGAAACAAGAATTGCCATCGGCTTTGGCTGGGCGGATCTGAACTATCAACTGATGGAGAGTATCCTTACTGAACCGTTCTTCTTCTGGTTCTACATAGTAGGGGTGGTTTCAACTACTTTCCACTTCTCTAACGGTCTATGGTCCTTCTTTGTCAGCTGGGGAATCACTGTTTCTCCACGCTCTCAAAAGATCATGACTTATGTAAGCATCATCGTCTTCCTGGCGATTTCTTACGTAGGTGTACGTACACTGATTCAATTCGCATACGGAATATAA
- a CDS encoding YslB family protein translates to MSVLKESTKLTTSNISSLVGTGAGFDLMRYYTLPDFLGKDAPYLLYYMGKNMARQTEMETFDELYEFFQYMGWGELVLIHDKKKEMLFHLKGHIIEKRLHQKLFPVDFRLECGFLSEMIQAIAGDTYECFEELDKKQNLVEIKALKG, encoded by the coding sequence ATGAGCGTTTTGAAAGAATCTACGAAGTTAACAACGAGCAACATTTCATCGCTTGTAGGCACAGGGGCCGGATTCGACCTGATGCGGTACTACACCTTACCGGATTTCTTAGGGAAAGACGCCCCTTACCTTCTCTACTACATGGGTAAAAACATGGCAAGACAAACAGAAATGGAAACCTTTGATGAACTTTATGAATTTTTCCAGTACATGGGATGGGGAGAACTTGTTCTCATTCACGATAAGAAGAAAGAAATGCTGTTTCATTTGAAGGGCCACATCATTGAGAAGCGCCTTCATCAAAAGCTGTTCCCCGTCGACTTTCGTTTGGAGTGCGGCTTCTTATCAGAAATGATCCAAGCGATCGCAGGCGATACATACGAGTGTTTTGAAGAATTGGATAAAAAACAAAATTTGGTGGAAATAAAGGCGCTGAAAGGCTGA
- the uvrC gene encoding excinuclease ABC subunit UvrC: protein MNSIIKEKLAVLPDQPGCYLMKDKNDTVIYVGKSKVLKNRVRSYFTGAHDGKTQRLVREIVNFEYIVTTSEIEALILEMNLIKKYDPKYNVLLKDDKTYPYLKVTGERHPRLIVTRNVKKDKGKYFGPYPNVIAARETKKLLDRLYPLRKCNTMPDRVCLYYHMHQCLGPCEFPVSKETNEDIVQSITSFLSGGHKEIKKDLKNKMLQASEALDFERAKELRDQIEHIESVMEQQKMTMNDQVDRDIFGYAVDKGWMCVQVFFVRQGKLIERDVALFPFFDDPEETFLSYIGRFYLHQNHPYPKQVLVPVATDVNVLEGALDTKVHIPMRGRKKELVELARKNAQISLEEKFALIERDEERTIKAVESLGSHLHIETPHRIEAFDNSNIQGADPVSAMVVFIDGKPNKKEYRKYKVRDVKGPDDYETMREVIRRRYTRVLKENLPLPDLIVVDGGKGQMTAALDVLENELGLDVPLCGLAKDDKHKTSELLYGEPPVPIDLDRKSQEFYLVQRIQDEVHRFAISFHRQLRGKGAIQSELDSIPGVGEKRRRLLLRHFKSIQAIKEADPTEITKLGVPEPVAQTILDHLNEEEPAE from the coding sequence ATGAATTCAATTATTAAAGAGAAACTGGCCGTTCTGCCCGACCAACCCGGCTGCTATTTGATGAAAGATAAGAACGATACCGTTATTTATGTGGGGAAATCCAAAGTTTTAAAAAACCGCGTACGCTCTTATTTTACCGGCGCTCATGACGGGAAGACCCAGAGGCTGGTGCGGGAAATTGTAAACTTTGAGTATATTGTAACGACTTCTGAAATTGAAGCCCTAATTCTCGAGATGAACTTAATTAAGAAGTACGACCCCAAGTACAATGTCCTGTTGAAGGATGATAAAACATATCCATACTTGAAAGTAACAGGAGAACGTCATCCTCGCCTCATTGTCACGAGAAACGTGAAGAAGGATAAAGGGAAGTATTTCGGACCGTACCCGAACGTTATTGCCGCTCGTGAAACGAAGAAGCTTCTTGATCGACTGTATCCTCTTAGGAAGTGCAATACGATGCCGGACCGTGTTTGTTTGTATTACCACATGCATCAGTGTCTCGGCCCCTGTGAATTTCCTGTTTCCAAGGAAACAAATGAAGACATCGTACAGAGCATCACCTCTTTCCTGAGCGGAGGACATAAAGAGATCAAGAAAGACCTGAAGAACAAGATGCTTCAGGCTTCGGAAGCGCTGGACTTTGAGCGTGCGAAGGAGTTAAGGGATCAAATCGAACATATTGAATCGGTCATGGAACAGCAGAAAATGACGATGAACGATCAAGTAGACAGAGACATTTTTGGTTATGCTGTGGATAAAGGATGGATGTGTGTTCAGGTATTCTTCGTACGTCAAGGGAAGCTTATTGAAAGAGACGTCGCTCTTTTTCCATTTTTTGACGACCCGGAAGAGACGTTCCTCAGCTATATCGGACGATTTTATCTCCATCAAAATCATCCGTATCCGAAGCAGGTGTTGGTCCCTGTGGCTACGGATGTGAATGTTCTGGAAGGAGCGTTGGATACGAAAGTCCATATTCCGATGCGGGGGCGTAAGAAGGAACTGGTGGAACTCGCCAGGAAGAACGCCCAGATTTCTTTAGAGGAGAAGTTCGCCTTAATTGAGCGTGATGAAGAGCGGACAATTAAAGCCGTGGAGTCGTTGGGCAGCCATCTGCATATCGAAACGCCGCACCGGATAGAAGCTTTCGATAACTCGAACATCCAAGGAGCGGATCCGGTGTCTGCGATGGTCGTATTTATTGATGGAAAGCCGAATAAGAAGGAATACAGAAAGTATAAGGTAAGAGACGTAAAAGGGCCGGATGATTATGAGACCATGCGGGAGGTCATTCGAAGAAGATATACGCGGGTTCTTAAAGAGAATCTCCCTCTTCCGGATCTTATTGTTGTGGACGGCGGGAAAGGGCAGATGACAGCGGCTCTTGACGTCCTGGAGAATGAGCTGGGTCTTGACGTCCCGCTCTGCGGGTTGGCGAAGGACGATAAACACAAGACGAGTGAACTTCTTTATGGAGAACCGCCTGTCCCGATAGATCTTGACCGGAAATCGCAGGAGTTTTACCTTGTCCAAAGAATTCAGGATGAAGTGCACCGTTTTGCTATTTCTTTTCACCGCCAGCTGCGCGGAAAAGGAGCGATCCAGTCGGAATTGGACAGCATCCCCGGCGTAGGGGAAAAACGCAGACGGCTTCTGCTCCGTCATTTTAAATCTATACAGGCCATTAAAGAAGCGGACCCGACTGAAATTACGAAGCTCGGTGTACCCGAACCGGTCGCGCAGACGATTCTTGACCATTTAAATGAAGAAGAACCAGCTGAATGA
- the trxA gene encoding thioredoxin produces the protein MAIVKATDQNFTEETSQGLVLADFWAPWCGPCKMIAPVLEELDAEMSDKVKIVKLDVDENQETAGKFGVMSIPTLLLFKDGQVVDQVIGFQPKEALAELVSKHA, from the coding sequence ATGGCAATTGTAAAAGCAACTGACCAAAACTTCACCGAAGAAACAAGTCAAGGACTTGTTCTTGCAGACTTCTGGGCACCATGGTGCGGTCCATGTAAAATGATCGCTCCTGTCCTTGAAGAATTGGACGCTGAAATGAGCGACAAAGTGAAAATCGTCAAACTTGACGTGGATGAAAACCAAGAAACAGCCGGCAAATTCGGTGTTATGAGTATTCCGACACTGCTTCTGTTCAAAGACGGTCAAGTCGTTGATCAAGTAATCGGATTCCAACCTAAGGAAGCTCTAGCTGAATTGGTTTCGAAACACGCATAA
- a CDS encoding electron transfer flavoprotein subunit alpha/FixB family protein — protein sequence MSKKVLVIGEAREGSLRNVTFEAIAAAHLISDGGEVVGVLCGDGNLEAMGQEMVYHGAARVITISNPELRTYTSDGHGQAVHQVIQDESPDGIVLGHTAVGKDLAPKLASKLGSGLVSDATEVVVEGGETIFTRPIYSGKAFEKKKITEGLIFATIRPNNIPALTRDDSLTGDVSTKDVEISNIRTIIKDVIRKSSDGVDLSEAKVIVAGGRGVKSAEGFEPLEKLAEVLGGTVGASRGACDAGYCDYSLQIGQTGKVVTPDLYIACGISGAIQHLAGMSNSKIIVAINKDPEANIFNVADYGIVGDLFDVVPKLIEEVKQIKVNA from the coding sequence ATGAGTAAGAAGGTACTGGTAATCGGAGAAGCAAGAGAAGGAAGCCTGCGTAATGTCACGTTCGAAGCGATCGCGGCTGCTCATTTGATCAGCGACGGTGGAGAAGTCGTCGGAGTTTTGTGCGGTGATGGTAACCTCGAAGCGATGGGACAGGAAATGGTTTATCATGGTGCAGCGAGGGTCATCACTATTTCAAACCCAGAATTGAGAACGTATACATCTGACGGGCACGGTCAGGCAGTCCATCAAGTCATTCAGGATGAATCGCCAGACGGGATCGTCCTTGGTCATACGGCAGTAGGAAAAGACCTTGCGCCGAAACTGGCAAGCAAACTGGGTTCCGGTCTTGTATCTGATGCGACGGAGGTCGTCGTGGAAGGTGGAGAAACGATTTTCACCCGTCCCATCTATTCCGGAAAAGCTTTTGAAAAGAAAAAAATCACGGAGGGCCTCATTTTTGCAACGATCCGTCCTAACAACATACCAGCTCTGACCCGTGACGATTCTCTGACCGGGGACGTCTCCACGAAAGATGTAGAGATCTCTAACATTCGTACAATCATTAAGGATGTCATTCGCAAATCTTCAGACGGTGTCGATCTATCAGAGGCGAAAGTGATTGTGGCCGGAGGCAGAGGCGTGAAGAGTGCGGAAGGATTTGAACCATTAGAGAAGCTTGCAGAAGTCCTTGGCGGGACAGTGGGAGCTTCCCGTGGAGCGTGTGATGCAGGATACTGTGATTACTCCCTCCAAATCGGTCAGACCGGAAAAGTCGTTACGCCTGATTTGTACATTGCCTGCGGAATTTCAGGAGCGATCCAGCACCTTGCCGGTATGTCGAACTCTAAAATCATTGTCGCCATCAACAAAGATCCGGAAGCGAATATTTTCAACGTCGCGGATTACGGGATTGTCGGAGATCTTTTTGATGTCGTACCAAAATTGATTGAAGAAGTGAAACAAATAAAAGTGAATGCATAA